A segment of the Echinicola strongylocentroti genome:
GACCTTGATCAGGACTGTGTGCTGTACGGTGAGATAGCTTATGTGCCCATTGACTTGTGGATCACTGGGACAGGAAAGATCATGGGGCCAAGGGTAACCTATCTTTCCCTGATCAATATGGTGTTGGTAATTGGCTTTGTCACCGTGTTTTTCAAAGAGTTAAAGATAAGCACCTTCGATAAGGAATTTGCCGCTACTATAGGCTTAAGTACTGTCGGGGTGAATTATGCCTTGATGGGCATGGTGTCCTATACGACTGTCAGTTCTTTTGAAGCGGTGGGAGCTATTTTGGTGGTAGCGCTGATGGTCGTGCCACCCGCCACCGCTTATCTCTGGACAAAGAACCTTTACAAACTGATCCGATTGACCGTAATCTTAGGAGTTGTTATTTCGTTTTTGGGTTATTACTTAGCGTACTTTCTCAACAGCTCCATAGCTGGAGCCATGGCTACGGTAGCAGGTTTTTTCTTTTTTACGACTGTCATCCTGCAACACAAGCAAATTCCCCGAATTAAGAAAAAGCTGGCCAAGGCCAAACCATCTATTAAATAAAAACCAATATTATCCCGGAATATGCATTAGCCTATCTATTGCGGTCTGAAACTGCTTCAAAATCAGTTGCTTCGCTGCTGTTTTCGATTTCACCATAG
Coding sequences within it:
- a CDS encoding metal ABC transporter permease — translated: MSFDPNAFLIITTGSMIAISCGLLGVFLMLRKMAMTGDAISHAVLPGIVIAFLVSGSRHGLTMVIGAGLVGIIATVFIEYLSNKAKLQSDASIGITFTSLFAIGIIMITFLANEIDLDQDCVLYGEIAYVPIDLWITGTGKIMGPRVTYLSLINMVLVIGFVTVFFKELKISTFDKEFAATIGLSTVGVNYALMGMVSYTTVSSFEAVGAILVVALMVVPPATAYLWTKNLYKLIRLTVILGVVISFLGYYLAYFLNSSIAGAMATVAGFFFFTTVILQHKQIPRIKKKLAKAKPSIK